The stretch of DNA CGATACTGGACGCGGTACCTCATCCGGGGCCGGGCTCCGCCTGGCCGTCGCCTGCTCGAAGGAGTCGCATGTTCGCCGTCTACGCCGGTCAGATCAACCCCGAGAACCCGCTCGAGGGGCTGGTGGTCGGGGACCGTCCCGACCCCGAGGTGCCGGACGGCTGGACCACGGTGACGGTCAAGGCGGCATCGATCAACCACCACGACGTGTGGAGCCTGCGCGGCGTCGGCCTGCGCGAGGAGTCGTTGCCGATGATCCTCGGCTGCGACGCGGCGGGCTACGACGAGGACGGCAACGAGGTGCTCGTGCACGCCGTCGTCAGCGACCCGTCGTGGCGCGGTGACGAGACGCTCGACCCCAAGCGCTCGCTGCTGTCGGAGCGCCACCAGGGCACGTTCGCCGAGAAGGTGGCGGTGCCGACGCGCAACGTCGTGCCGAAGCCGGCAGGTCTGTCGTTCAGCGAGGCGGCCTGCCTGCCCACGGCCTGGCTGACCGCCTACCGGATGCTGTTCACGCAGTCGGGGCTCAAGCAGGGCGACACCGTGCTCGTGCAGGGCGCCGGCGGTGGGGTGGCCACCGCCCTCATCACGCTGGCCCGCGCAGCCGGGTTCCGGGTGCTGGCCACGAGCCGCGACGAGGACAAGCGCGCCAAGGCGCTCGAGATCGGCGCGCACGAGGTGTTCGAGTCCGGGGCGCGACTGCCCGTGAAGGTCGACGCCGTCATGGAGACGGTCGGCGCCGCCACGTGGTCGCACTCGGTCAAGTCGATGCGTCCGGGCGGCACGATCGTCATCTCCGGCGCGACGTCGGGTGACGCGCCGAAGGCGGCCGAGCTGACCCGCATCTTCTTCCAGCAGATGCGCGTGCACGGCTCCACCATGGGTACGCGCGACGAGCTCCACGCGCTCGCGCAGTTCATGGACGTCACCGGGACGCGTCCGCTCATCGACAGCGAGATCCCCATGGCCGACGCGGCCCAGGGTCTGCAGCGCGTCGTCGACGGCGACGTCTTCGGCAAGATCGTCCTGACGCTCTGACCTGCGGCCCGGCCGCCGACGTCAGAGGACGCCGGCGGCCAGCAGGGCGCTCGTGGCGCCCAGCAGCACCACCAGGAACAGCACGTTCACCACGGTGAACAGGCCGAGGAACGCGCGGGTGCCGCCGGGTCGCAGCAGCTGGTAGCGGCGCAGGGTGATCAGGCTCGCGAGCGACGCCACCACGGTGCCGACCCCGCCGACGTTGACGCCCAGCAGGAGCGCGCGCCAGTCGTCGGTGAAGGGCGCGTAGATCAGCGCGGTCGGCACGTTGGAGATCAGCTGGCTCCCGGCCACGCTCCAGAGCAGGACGTGCTCCTGCAGCAGGTCCTGCAGGAACCCGCTGGCCTGCGGCACGCGCTCCAGGTTGCCGGCGAAGACGAAGAACAGCATGAACGTCGCGAGCAGCCCGTAGTCGACCGACCGCAGGGCCCGCCGGTCGACGACCGCCACCACCGCGACGACCACGAGGCCCGTCCAGACCGGGAGCGCACGCACGACGAGCGCGACGGCGACGCCGAACAGGACCAGGTGGACGGCCGCCGGTCGCCAGCGCACGGACGTCCGGGAGGTGACCGGTCGGATGGGGCCGCCCGGGACGCGCAGGCACGCAAGCACGAGCAGCGCGATCGACAGCACGAACGGGATCGCCATGACGGCGACGAGCTGACCGACCGACAGGTGGAAGTACTGGTAGAGGAAGAGGTTCTGCGGGCTGCCGAACGGCGTGATCATGCCGCCAAGGTTCGCCGCGACGGTCTGCAGCACGAAGACGTAGGCCAGGTGCTCCTCGTCGCCCGTCGCACGCAGGGCGAGCGCCGACAGCGGGAGGAAGGTCAGCAGCGCCATGTCGTTGGTGATGAGCATCGACCCGAGCGCGGTCAGCAGGACCAGCCCGACGACCAGCGTCCGCCGACCACGCAGGACCCCCACGGCCCCCTCCGCCGCGGCGGTGACGAGGTGCGTCCGGTCGAGCGCGCTGATGACCGTCAGGAAGCACCACAGCCCCACGAGCGTGCGGTACTCGGGATAGTGCAGGTACTCAGCGCTCGGCGGCACGAGCAGGCAGGTCAAGGCGGCCGCGACGGCCGTCGCGGTGAGGAAGGGGTTGGCGGTCAGCAGGTGCCGGACCCGCGCCGCGACCCCGCGGTCAGCCATCGTCGTCCCGGTCGTCGGCGAGCACGTGCCGCAGGTAGCGCCCCGGTGCCTCGAGG from Aeromicrobium erythreum encodes:
- a CDS encoding zinc-binding dehydrogenase codes for the protein MFAVYAGQINPENPLEGLVVGDRPDPEVPDGWTTVTVKAASINHHDVWSLRGVGLREESLPMILGCDAAGYDEDGNEVLVHAVVSDPSWRGDETLDPKRSLLSERHQGTFAEKVAVPTRNVVPKPAGLSFSEAACLPTAWLTAYRMLFTQSGLKQGDTVLVQGAGGGVATALITLARAAGFRVLATSRDEDKRAKALEIGAHEVFESGARLPVKVDAVMETVGAATWSHSVKSMRPGGTIVISGATSGDAPKAAELTRIFFQQMRVHGSTMGTRDELHALAQFMDVTGTRPLIDSEIPMADAAQGLQRVVDGDVFGKIVLTL
- a CDS encoding SLC13 family permease; protein product: MADRGVAARVRHLLTANPFLTATAVAAALTCLLVPPSAEYLHYPEYRTLVGLWCFLTVISALDRTHLVTAAAEGAVGVLRGRRTLVVGLVLLTALGSMLITNDMALLTFLPLSALALRATGDEEHLAYVFVLQTVAANLGGMITPFGSPQNLFLYQYFHLSVGQLVAVMAIPFVLSIALLVLACLRVPGGPIRPVTSRTSVRWRPAAVHLVLFGVAVALVVRALPVWTGLVVVAVVAVVDRRALRSVDYGLLATFMLFFVFAGNLERVPQASGFLQDLLQEHVLLWSVAGSQLISNVPTALIYAPFTDDWRALLLGVNVGGVGTVVASLASLITLRRYQLLRPGGTRAFLGLFTVVNVLFLVVLLGATSALLAAGVL